A genomic region of Exiguobacterium oxidotolerans JCM 12280 contains the following coding sequences:
- the trmFO gene encoding FADH(2)-oxidizing methylenetetrahydrofolate--tRNA-(uracil(54)-C(5))-methyltransferase TrmFO, whose amino-acid sequence MKRVTVIGAGLAGSEAAWQLAKRGVQVDLYEMRPVKQTPAHHTDQFAELVCSNSLRANQLTNAVGVLKEEMRQLDSLIMKAADLASVPAGGALAVDRHDFAGYVTETLKNHPNVTVHHEELEAIPDGPTIVATGPLTSAALSESLKQFTGEDYLYFFDAAAPILDGDTIDRDKVYLKSRYDKGEAAYLNCPMTKEEFTHFHNELIAAEVVPLKEFEKEIYFEGCMPFEVLASRGPKTLLFGPMKPVGLEDPKTGERPYAVVQLRQDNSAGTLFNLVGFQTHLKWGEQKRIIRLIPGLENAEIVRYGVMHRNTFVNSPNLLQATYQTRTRHDLFFAGQMTGVEGYVESAASGLTAGINAARLVNEVEPIAFPKETMMGAMAHYITTTEGKNFQPMNANFGLVPGLVGHPVRMKKPEKYALLAERALESIKDFTDM is encoded by the coding sequence TTGAAACGAGTAACGGTAATTGGCGCCGGGCTCGCAGGTTCTGAAGCAGCATGGCAACTTGCGAAGCGTGGCGTCCAAGTAGATTTATATGAAATGCGACCAGTGAAGCAGACACCTGCTCACCATACCGATCAATTTGCAGAGCTCGTCTGTTCGAATTCGCTCCGTGCGAATCAATTGACGAATGCGGTCGGTGTTTTAAAAGAAGAAATGCGACAGCTGGACTCACTCATCATGAAGGCGGCTGATTTAGCGAGTGTCCCTGCAGGGGGCGCACTCGCTGTCGATCGGCATGACTTCGCAGGCTATGTGACAGAGACACTGAAGAATCATCCGAACGTCACGGTCCATCATGAAGAGCTCGAAGCGATTCCGGATGGTCCGACGATCGTCGCGACAGGTCCACTGACGAGTGCCGCGTTATCTGAATCACTCAAACAGTTTACGGGAGAAGATTATCTGTATTTCTTCGATGCGGCAGCACCGATTCTCGATGGGGATACGATTGATCGAGATAAAGTCTATCTCAAGTCACGTTACGATAAAGGAGAAGCCGCGTACTTGAACTGTCCGATGACAAAAGAAGAGTTCACGCATTTCCATAATGAACTGATTGCAGCAGAAGTCGTTCCGCTGAAAGAATTTGAAAAAGAAATTTACTTCGAGGGCTGTATGCCATTTGAAGTACTCGCTTCACGCGGACCAAAAACATTGTTGTTTGGCCCGATGAAACCGGTCGGTCTTGAAGACCCGAAAACAGGCGAACGTCCATATGCGGTCGTTCAATTGCGTCAGGACAACTCAGCAGGGACACTCTTCAACCTCGTCGGTTTCCAAACGCACTTGAAGTGGGGCGAGCAAAAGCGGATCATCCGTTTGATTCCTGGTCTAGAAAATGCCGAAATCGTCCGATATGGTGTCATGCACCGGAATACGTTCGTCAATTCACCGAACTTATTGCAAGCGACGTATCAAACACGGACACGACATGATTTGTTCTTTGCCGGTCAAATGACAGGGGTCGAAGGATACGTCGAGTCAGCAGCATCCGGTTTGACGGCAGGCATCAACGCGGCACGGTTAGTGAATGAAGTAGAACCAATCGCGTTCCCGAAAGAGACGATGATGGGGGCGATGGCGCACTACATCACGACGACCGAAGGAAAGAACTTCCAACCGATGAACGCGAACTTTGGACTTGTTCCCGGGCTTGTCGGTCATCCAGTCCGAATGAAGAAACCTGAGAAATATGCGCTCCTCGCAGAACGAGCGTTAGAATCCATCAAAGACTTTACCGATATGTAA
- the dprA gene encoding DNA-processing protein DprA, with amino-acid sequence MEREWYVRFAACRVPYPIVALVEQYGILSVADLPTNAESKKRYQAALSLEHLPSQLLVPTDPEFPQQLLHIPRPIYGLYYVGDPSLLRHPLISIIGSRTPSPSHKERLSFLRPFFNSPFVTVSGGAYGIDSLVHRLSLKYDQPTIAVMATGLDSLYPKQNASLFDRIAQAGLLLSEYPPETPIQKFQFLERNRIIAGLSSALVIVEAALKSGTMNTAGHALDQGKDVYCLPGCPTEKMFCGTNQLIAEGAIPLLNPEEVSKSILMDVDKWESRLL; translated from the coding sequence ATGGAGCGAGAATGGTATGTCCGATTTGCAGCATGTCGTGTTCCTTATCCGATTGTCGCCTTGGTAGAACAATATGGTATTTTATCCGTCGCTGATCTTCCGACAAATGCCGAGAGTAAAAAGCGATATCAAGCAGCTCTTTCACTCGAACACCTCCCGTCTCAGTTACTTGTCCCGACCGATCCCGAGTTCCCGCAACAGTTACTCCACATACCACGACCGATTTACGGTCTGTATTACGTAGGTGATCCGTCGCTTCTGCGTCACCCTTTAATCAGCATCATCGGTAGCCGAACCCCATCCCCGTCTCATAAAGAACGTCTGTCGTTCTTACGTCCGTTTTTTAATTCCCCTTTCGTCACTGTCTCTGGTGGAGCTTATGGGATTGATTCCCTCGTCCATCGCCTTTCCTTGAAGTATGACCAACCAACCATCGCCGTCATGGCAACAGGACTCGATTCTCTTTATCCGAAACAAAATGCGTCCCTCTTTGATCGCATCGCACAAGCTGGCTTGTTGCTCTCCGAGTACCCTCCTGAGACCCCCATTCAAAAATTCCAATTTTTAGAACGTAATCGCATCATCGCTGGATTATCTTCTGCTCTCGTCATCGTCGAAGCAGCGTTGAAAAGCGGAACGATGAATACAGCAGGACACGCTCTAGACCAAGGAAAAGACGTCTATTGCTTACCGGGTTGTCCGACTGAAAAAATGTTTTGTGGAACGAATCAATTGATTGCGGAAGGCGCGATTCCGCTCCTGAATCCGGAAGAAGTTTCAAAAAGTATCTTGATGGACGTTGACAAATGGGAATCGAGACTACTATGA
- the hslU gene encoding ATP-dependent protease ATPase subunit HslU translates to MQMHELTPKQIVAKLDEHVVGQSDAKRAVAIALRNRYRRQLLDPALRDEVTPKNILMIGPTGVGKTEIARRLAKLVRAPFVKIEATKFTEVGYVGRDVESMVRDLVEASLRLVKDEKKEALKDRAEAVANERIVDALVGKKSTSGLGGGSNPFEMLFGGNQAQPEQETANDTADRSVIRQQLISGQLEDRMIDVDVEERQMDLFSGQQGMEGLSNLQDMLGQVMPKKTKKRQLTVKEARPILTAEEAERLLDLNEVHDEAVRRAEQMGIIFVDEIDKIATKGQDSAGVSREGVQRDILPIVEGSTVVTKYGSVKTDHMLFIAAGAFHMAKPSDLIPELQGRFPIRVELDSLTEEDFVKILTEPNQALLKQYKALLGAEQVHVTFTEDAIRQIARIAAQVNDETDNIGARRLYTIMERVLEELSFEAADMPESDVTITPQYVMDRVGKVADDRDLSQFIL, encoded by the coding sequence GTGCAGATGCATGAATTGACACCAAAACAAATCGTAGCCAAATTAGATGAACACGTCGTTGGACAATCGGATGCGAAACGCGCCGTCGCAATCGCACTTCGTAATCGGTACCGTCGCCAATTACTTGACCCGGCATTACGCGACGAAGTAACACCTAAAAATATTTTGATGATTGGACCGACTGGAGTCGGAAAGACGGAAATCGCAAGACGTCTAGCGAAACTCGTTCGCGCACCATTCGTTAAAATCGAAGCGACGAAATTCACAGAAGTCGGATACGTCGGTCGTGACGTTGAATCAATGGTTCGTGATTTAGTCGAAGCTTCACTCCGACTTGTCAAAGATGAGAAGAAAGAAGCGTTAAAAGATCGAGCAGAAGCCGTTGCGAACGAACGAATCGTGGATGCGTTAGTCGGGAAAAAATCGACGTCGGGTCTTGGTGGTGGAAGTAATCCATTCGAAATGTTGTTTGGTGGTAATCAAGCACAACCTGAACAAGAAACAGCGAATGATACGGCGGACCGCTCAGTCATTCGTCAACAATTAATCAGTGGTCAACTAGAAGACCGCATGATTGATGTCGATGTCGAAGAACGCCAAATGGATTTATTTTCGGGACAACAAGGGATGGAAGGCTTATCAAACCTACAAGATATGCTAGGTCAAGTCATGCCGAAGAAAACGAAAAAAAGACAACTGACCGTCAAAGAAGCACGACCGATTTTGACTGCTGAAGAGGCGGAACGTTTACTTGACTTAAACGAAGTCCATGATGAAGCCGTTCGACGTGCGGAGCAGATGGGGATCATCTTCGTCGATGAAATCGATAAAATCGCAACGAAAGGTCAAGATAGCGCCGGCGTTTCACGCGAAGGTGTCCAGCGAGATATCTTACCAATCGTCGAAGGCTCGACCGTCGTGACGAAATATGGCTCGGTCAAAACGGACCATATGTTGTTTATCGCCGCAGGAGCGTTCCATATGGCGAAGCCGTCTGATCTCATTCCAGAGTTACAAGGACGTTTCCCGATTCGAGTCGAGTTGGATAGTTTAACGGAAGAAGACTTCGTCAAGATTTTGACAGAACCGAATCAAGCGTTACTGAAACAATACAAAGCGTTGCTTGGAGCAGAACAGGTCCACGTCACCTTTACCGAGGATGCGATTCGTCAAATCGCGCGGATTGCTGCTCAGGTCAATGATGAAACCGATAATATCGGTGCACGACGTTTATATACAATCATGGAACGGGTGTTAGAGGAACTATCCTTTGAAGCGGCAGATATGCCAGAGTCGGATGTTACGATCACACCACAATATGTAATGGACCGAGTTGGAAAAGTAGCAGATGATCGTGACTTAAGTCAGTTCATCTTATAA
- a CDS encoding tyrosine recombinase XerC — MGLDSEFERLRKDFLRYVHIERQLSPNTGRSYDQTLRQYAAFCLDHQLRSIELATARRYLYALYEQQASKSTIAQKVSCLKQFGRFLTRDTDAVNPFEGLKAPKRAQSLPTFLVPSEYERFLEAFRAEDTLGNRNVAMIELLYATGMRVSELAGLNLQDLDQDLEYVHVYGKGRKERITPIGSFARQTLQVYLQERRGKDEKEQAVFVSKSGRRLTTDGIRKILKKGDHLLSKHVTPHALRHSFATDLLERGADLRAVQELLGHASLSTTGQYTHVTTERLRHVYQQAHPRA, encoded by the coding sequence ATGGGATTAGACTCAGAGTTTGAGCGGCTGCGGAAAGACTTTTTGCGGTACGTGCATATCGAACGTCAACTATCTCCGAATACGGGTCGCTCATATGATCAAACCCTTCGACAATACGCCGCTTTTTGCCTCGATCATCAACTACGATCGATTGAATTGGCAACTGCACGGCGTTATTTGTATGCACTCTACGAGCAACAAGCTTCAAAATCGACAATTGCCCAAAAAGTATCATGCTTGAAGCAATTTGGTCGCTTTTTGACGCGCGACACGGATGCAGTCAACCCGTTTGAAGGATTGAAAGCGCCCAAACGTGCCCAATCGTTACCGACCTTTTTAGTTCCATCTGAATACGAACGATTTTTAGAAGCCTTTCGAGCGGAAGATACACTAGGTAACCGAAATGTCGCAATGATTGAACTGCTCTATGCGACCGGGATGCGTGTCAGTGAGTTGGCAGGACTAAATCTTCAAGATTTAGATCAAGACTTAGAGTATGTCCATGTATATGGGAAAGGTCGTAAGGAACGTATCACGCCGATTGGTTCTTTCGCTAGACAGACGTTACAGGTTTACTTGCAAGAGCGTCGAGGAAAAGATGAAAAGGAACAGGCTGTGTTCGTTTCGAAATCGGGACGACGATTGACGACAGACGGTATTCGTAAAATCTTAAAAAAAGGCGATCATTTGCTTTCGAAACATGTGACGCCTCACGCACTTCGACATAGCTTCGCGACAGACCTGTTAGAGAGAGGGGCGGACCTTCGGGCGGTTCAGGAACTCTTAGGTCATGCTTCTCTATCGACGACGGGACAATATACTCATGTAACGACGGAGCGGTTGCGTCATGTTTATCAGCAAGCGCATCCGCGTGCTTAA
- the hslV gene encoding ATP-dependent protease subunit HslV, which yields MFHATTIFAIQHNGQSAMSGDGQVTFGNQVIMKKSAKKVRRLYGGKVIAGFAGSVADAFTLFEKFEAKLEMYNGNLQRAAVELAKEWRGDKMLRQLEALLLVMDGTHLLLVSGNGEVIEPDDGILAIGSGGNYALAAGRALARHAGQMSAEEIARAALETAGELCVFTNDQIVLETIGGSADA from the coding sequence ATGTTTCATGCAACGACGATTTTTGCGATTCAACATAATGGTCAATCCGCGATGAGTGGAGATGGTCAGGTGACATTTGGTAATCAAGTCATCATGAAGAAAAGTGCAAAGAAAGTAAGACGCCTTTATGGGGGAAAAGTGATTGCAGGATTTGCAGGAAGTGTAGCAGATGCCTTTACGCTGTTTGAGAAATTTGAAGCGAAGCTAGAGATGTATAATGGTAATCTCCAACGTGCCGCAGTCGAGCTAGCCAAAGAATGGCGCGGCGACAAAATGTTACGTCAACTCGAAGCATTGCTACTCGTCATGGACGGGACACATTTACTGCTCGTTTCCGGAAATGGTGAAGTCATCGAACCGGATGATGGAATTCTTGCGATCGGTTCAGGCGGTAATTACGCGCTTGCTGCTGGTCGAGCATTGGCACGTCACGCTGGACAGATGTCAGCAGAAGAAATCGCACGAGCCGCTCTTGAAACAGCTGGAGAGCTCTGCGTGTTCACGAATGATCAAATTGTTTTAGAGACGATTGGAGGAAGTGCAGATGCATGA
- the sucD gene encoding succinate--CoA ligase subunit alpha yields the protein MSIWVNESTKVIIQGITGNQGMFHGEQMIDYGTNLVGGVTPGKGGTEVLSGVPVFDTVAQAVAKTGANASIIYVPPAFAADAIMEAADSNIALIICITEGIPVLDMVKVKRYLDGKPVRLIGPNCPGVITPGVAKLGIMPGYIHTPGHVGIVSRSGTLTYEAVHQLTTAGIGQSTAVGIGGDPVNGTDFIDTLKAFNEDPETKAVIMLGEIGGTAEEEAAEWVKANMTKPVIGFIGGQTAPEGKRMGHAGAIISGGKGTASEKIKTLRANGIEVADSPAVIGETLIRVIKDAGIYDQCVTGSTVK from the coding sequence ATGAGTATTTGGGTAAACGAATCAACAAAAGTGATCATTCAAGGAATTACAGGTAATCAAGGGATGTTCCACGGGGAACAAATGATTGATTACGGAACGAACCTCGTCGGTGGTGTCACACCAGGTAAAGGCGGAACAGAAGTGCTCAGTGGCGTGCCTGTCTTTGATACGGTTGCGCAAGCGGTCGCTAAAACAGGGGCAAATGCATCGATTATCTATGTACCACCAGCATTCGCTGCGGATGCGATCATGGAAGCAGCGGATTCAAACATCGCTCTCATCATCTGTATCACAGAAGGAATTCCCGTTCTTGATATGGTAAAAGTAAAACGTTACCTTGACGGAAAACCAGTCCGTTTGATTGGTCCGAACTGTCCTGGCGTCATTACACCAGGTGTCGCGAAACTTGGCATCATGCCTGGTTACATCCACACACCAGGTCATGTCGGAATCGTTTCACGTTCTGGAACATTGACGTATGAAGCCGTTCACCAATTGACGACGGCTGGAATCGGTCAATCGACGGCTGTCGGTATCGGTGGTGATCCTGTCAACGGGACAGACTTCATCGACACGCTCAAAGCGTTCAATGAAGATCCTGAAACAAAAGCGGTCATCATGCTTGGTGAAATCGGTGGTACGGCAGAAGAAGAGGCGGCTGAGTGGGTCAAAGCCAACATGACGAAGCCGGTCATCGGATTCATCGGTGGACAAACTGCTCCTGAGGGCAAACGTATGGGTCATGCGGGTGCCATCATCTCAGGTGGTAAAGGTACGGCATCGGAAAAAATCAAGACACTTCGTGCAAATGGTATTGAAGTCGCAGACTCTCCGGCAGTCATTGGTGAAACGTTAATTCGTGTCATCAAAGATGCTGGTATCTACGATCAATGTGTCACGGGTTCAACGGTCAAATAA
- the codY gene encoding GTP-sensing pleiotropic transcriptional regulator CodY, with product MNLLAKTRKLNTMLQQEASTHVDFKIMAERLSEVMESNTFIVSRRGKLLGIAIKQQIENARIRGFLEERQFPEDYTKRLFNVMETTANITIDSEHTAFPIDNRDTFESSKTTIVPIIGGGERLGTLVLGRMVDDFDEEDLVLAEYGATVVGMEILREKAHEAEDKARKKAVVQMAINSLSYSELEAIEHIFEELDGNEGLLVASKIADRVGITRSVIVNALRKLESAGVIESRSLGMKGTYIKILNDNFLYELERIKSN from the coding sequence ATGAATTTATTGGCAAAGACACGAAAGCTTAATACGATGTTACAACAGGAAGCTAGTACACATGTAGACTTTAAAATTATGGCGGAACGGTTAAGTGAAGTCATGGAGTCGAATACATTCATCGTTAGCCGCCGTGGGAAATTACTCGGTATTGCCATCAAGCAACAAATTGAGAATGCGCGAATTCGTGGATTCCTCGAAGAACGTCAATTCCCAGAAGACTACACAAAACGTTTATTTAACGTCATGGAAACGACAGCGAATATTACGATTGATAGTGAACATACGGCATTCCCGATTGATAATCGTGATACGTTCGAATCATCTAAAACAACAATTGTTCCAATCATCGGAGGCGGCGAACGCTTAGGGACACTCGTCCTCGGACGAATGGTCGATGATTTCGACGAAGAAGATCTCGTCCTAGCTGAATATGGAGCGACGGTTGTCGGTATGGAGATTCTTCGAGAGAAGGCACATGAAGCTGAGGATAAAGCACGTAAAAAAGCTGTCGTCCAAATGGCAATCAACTCGTTATCGTATTCAGAGCTTGAAGCAATCGAGCATATTTTTGAAGAACTCGACGGCAATGAAGGATTACTCGTCGCATCAAAAATCGCAGACCGTGTCGGGATTACACGTTCCGTCATCGTCAATGCACTGCGCAAGCTTGAAAGTGCGGGTGTCATCGAATCGCGTTCACTCGGTATGAAAGGGACGTATATCAAAATCTTAAACGATAATTTCCTTTATGAATTAGAACGGATTAAATCAAACTAG
- the topA gene encoding type I DNA topoisomerase, with amino-acid sequence MAKYLVIVESPAKAKTIKRYLGSNYTVKASMGHVIDLPKSQMGVDVEHDYEPKYITIRGKGPVLKELKTAAKKAQKIYLAADPDREGEAIAWHLAKALGVDESTECRVVFNEITKDAIKDSFKKPRKINYDLVDAQQARRILDRLVGYSMSPLLWKKIKKGLSAGRVQSVAVKMIIDREQEINAFLPEEYWTIKLELDANGEKLEANFYGVDGKKRELHSEEEVNEVLAKLSESFTVDSVTKKERKRNPALPFTTSSLQQEAARKLNFRAKKTMMIAQQLYEGIELGKEGTIGLITYMRTDSTRTSETANLEAHGFIENAYGKEYIASEKRKEKKAANSQDAHEAVRPTSTMRDPQLVKSYLSRDQFRLYKLIWERFVASQMAPAILDTVKVDLNSNDVMFRANGSTVKFPGFMKVYIEDTDDEAVTDVKEGLLPPLEDGEVLQQESIDPKQHFTQPPPRYTEARLVRAMEELGIGRPSTYAPTLDTIQKRGYVTLEEKKFLPTELGELVIDMISDYFQEFITVQFTADMEALLDAIEKGDMQWTEVVDPIYKSFAKRLTRAEAEIEKIEIKDEPAGEDCEVCGHAMVIKMGRYGKFMACSNFPECRNTKPIQVEIGVKCPTCGTGDIVERRSKKGRLFYGCSNYPECEFVSWDKPVEEPCPVCSSMMVQKKIKNGVKVECTSCGHHETRIDQEQEEE; translated from the coding sequence ATGGCAAAATATTTAGTAATCGTCGAGTCACCTGCAAAGGCAAAAACCATCAAACGTTATCTCGGTTCGAACTATACCGTGAAAGCATCGATGGGGCATGTCATCGATTTGCCAAAAAGCCAAATGGGTGTCGACGTCGAACATGACTATGAACCAAAATATATTACGATTCGTGGTAAAGGTCCGGTCTTGAAAGAATTGAAAACTGCTGCTAAAAAAGCACAAAAAATCTATCTCGCGGCCGACCCCGACCGTGAAGGGGAAGCGATCGCTTGGCATTTAGCGAAAGCCCTCGGTGTCGATGAATCGACAGAGTGTCGGGTCGTCTTCAATGAAATCACAAAAGACGCCATCAAGGATTCGTTCAAGAAACCCCGCAAGATCAACTATGATCTTGTCGACGCGCAACAAGCGCGGCGTATTTTGGACCGTCTTGTTGGGTACAGCATGAGTCCGTTACTTTGGAAGAAAATTAAAAAAGGATTGTCTGCGGGACGTGTTCAATCGGTTGCCGTGAAGATGATCATTGATCGGGAACAAGAAATCAATGCCTTTTTACCAGAAGAGTACTGGACGATTAAACTTGAGCTTGATGCGAACGGTGAAAAACTCGAAGCAAACTTTTATGGCGTCGACGGTAAAAAACGTGAACTCCATTCGGAAGAAGAGGTCAACGAGGTGTTGGCAAAACTTTCAGAATCCTTTACGGTCGACTCGGTAACGAAGAAAGAACGCAAACGTAATCCAGCGTTACCCTTTACAACGAGTTCGCTCCAGCAAGAAGCGGCACGTAAGTTGAACTTCCGGGCGAAGAAAACGATGATGATTGCCCAACAACTTTACGAGGGAATCGAGTTAGGGAAAGAAGGGACAATCGGTTTGATTACGTATATGCGTACCGATTCGACACGGACTTCTGAAACAGCGAATCTCGAAGCGCACGGCTTCATCGAAAATGCGTACGGAAAAGAATACATCGCCAGTGAAAAACGAAAAGAGAAAAAAGCGGCCAATTCACAGGATGCGCACGAAGCGGTCCGTCCGACGTCAACGATGCGTGATCCGCAACTCGTCAAATCGTATTTATCACGCGATCAGTTCCGACTCTATAAACTTATCTGGGAACGATTCGTCGCGAGTCAAATGGCACCGGCGATCCTAGATACGGTCAAAGTTGATTTGAATTCGAACGATGTCATGTTCCGGGCGAACGGTTCGACGGTCAAGTTCCCTGGTTTTATGAAAGTCTACATCGAGGATACAGATGATGAAGCAGTGACGGATGTCAAAGAAGGACTCTTACCACCACTCGAAGACGGTGAAGTCTTGCAACAGGAATCGATTGACCCGAAACAACACTTCACGCAGCCACCGCCACGCTATACAGAGGCACGTTTAGTACGAGCGATGGAAGAACTCGGGATTGGTCGTCCTTCGACATACGCTCCAACACTCGACACGATTCAAAAACGTGGGTATGTGACGCTTGAAGAAAAGAAATTCTTACCGACTGAACTCGGAGAGCTTGTCATCGATATGATTAGTGATTATTTCCAAGAATTCATTACGGTTCAATTCACGGCGGACATGGAAGCGTTGCTTGATGCGATTGAAAAAGGCGATATGCAGTGGACGGAAGTCGTCGATCCGATTTATAAATCATTCGCGAAACGTTTGACGCGGGCAGAGGCAGAAATCGAGAAGATTGAAATCAAAGATGAACCAGCCGGAGAAGATTGCGAAGTATGTGGTCATGCGATGGTCATCAAGATGGGCCGATACGGCAAGTTCATGGCGTGCTCAAACTTTCCGGAATGCCGCAACACGAAACCGATCCAAGTCGAGATTGGCGTCAAATGTCCAACATGTGGAACGGGAGACATTGTTGAACGTCGTAGCAAAAAAGGTCGGTTGTTCTATGGCTGTTCAAATTATCCAGAGTGCGAATTCGTCTCATGGGATAAGCCGGTCGAAGAGCCGTGTCCCGTCTGTAGCAGTATGATGGTACAAAAGAAAATCAAGAACGGTGTGAAAGTAGAATGTACATCTTGTGGACATCATGAAACGCGCATCGATCAGGAGCAAGAGGAGGAATGA